The sequence GCTAGACAAGATATTAAGATGGCACTCCGAAAAAGCAAAGACCTTCGATTAGGTATTCTAAGGAAGTTAATTTTCCCTTTGATTAAACCAAATAAAACAATAATGATTAACGGCAGGCATAGGAAAAGTGTAATAACCAGTACATTTTCTAAATTACTATTGCTTGGAAGGTAAAAAAATACGATTAATCCTGCAAAAACTGTAAAAGCAATAACCCAAGATAAATAAATTAATAAAGATTTAAGGATTCCAATAATTTTTTTAGCTAAAATAGAAGCCCACTCCCTTTTTAATTTATAAATTTACAGCTTCATCAGTTTAGCAATGAATCTTGCTTTGCGCTAGAGGTATCCATTGGTAATCCTCACTGGCAAGAAAGGCAATTATTAGGCGCGAACTTGAAATGCAGATAAAATAAGGACAGAGGTGTGTTCACCTGAATCTATCACCCTCTGTCGGTTCCTTTGTTAAGGAATTAGAGATTAATTTAATATATCGATAAAAAAATAGTTAAAACCTGCCTTTCGCCTTTCGTCCTCGTTCTCCCTTGATTGTATTGCGGCATAAAAATAACGCTACTCAATAATTCTTTGTTGCAAAACGATAAATAATGTATTAGAATACAACTATCAAATAAGAGAGGTGCTATTGATGAAACGAGAAACATTCTTTTTAAAGTTAGTGGTTATTCTAATGAGTCTTCCTGTCCTTGCTTTATGTATTTTTGTGGTGCCTGAAATAGCTGAATTTTTTGCGGAGTTAAATCCAACGTTAGCTTATTTGCAATATCCCTTTCAAATGGGGTTGTATGTAACGGCGATAGTATTTTTCGTTGCCTTGTACCAGGCCTTAAGACTTTTAAGCTATATTGATAATAACCAGGCGTTTTCGGAGTTATCTGTAAAGGCTTTAAAGAATATCAAATACTGTGCCATCACCATCAGTTCTTTATACGTGGTATTTATGCCACTCATCTATCTCATGGCTGAGGTAGATGATGCCCCAGGCATTATAGTAATCGGAATGGTCATTATTTTTGGTTGCAGTGTGGTTGCGGTTTTTGCCGCTGTTCTGCAAAAACTATTAAGAAGTGC comes from Desulfosporosinus meridiei DSM 13257 and encodes:
- a CDS encoding DUF2975 domain-containing protein; amino-acid sequence: MKRETFFLKLVVILMSLPVLALCIFVVPEIAEFFAELNPTLAYLQYPFQMGLYVTAIVFFVALYQALRLLSYIDNNQAFSELSVKALKNIKYCAITISSLYVVFMPLIYLMAEVDDAPGIIVIGMVIIFGCSVVAVFAAVLQKLLRSAIEIKSENDLTV